The following coding sequences are from one Gossypium hirsutum isolate 1008001.06 chromosome A12, Gossypium_hirsutum_v2.1, whole genome shotgun sequence window:
- the LOC107930954 gene encoding probable calcium-binding protein CML27: MENTDELKRVFDQFDANKDGQISITELRDVLKAMGSNYSEEEFKRVMEDIDSDQDGYINFSEFSTFWSTSSDAVKAASELREAFDLYDQNKNGLISATELHQVLNRLGMACSADDCVGMIKSVDSDGDGHVNFEEFRKMMNASSIPGNGDGSKP, translated from the coding sequence ATGGAAAACACAGACGAACTCAAGAGGGTGTTCGATCAATTCGACGCCAACAAAGACGGGCAAATCTCTATTACGGAGCTCCGCGACGTATTGAAGGCAATGGGATCCAACTACTCAGAGGAAGAGTTCAAGCGTGTCATGGAAGACATCGACAGCGATCAAGACGGTTACATCAACTTCTCCGAATTCTCCACTTTCTGGTCCACTTCTTCCGACGCCGTTAAAGCCGCTTCGGAGTTGCGCGAGGCCTTCGATTTGTACGATCAGAACAAGAACGGCCTGATCTCGGCAACCGAGTTGCACCAGGTCTTGAATCGGCTGGGGATGGCGTGTTCAGCCGATGATTGTGTCGGGATGATCAAGTCAGTCGATTCGGACGGCGACGGGCACGTTAATTTCGAGGAGTTTCGGAAGATGATGAATGCTTCTTCGATTCCTGGCAATGGCGACGGATCTAAGCCGTAG